One window of Botrimarina mediterranea genomic DNA carries:
- a CDS encoding zinc metalloprotease gives MNHSTKYFTLACWLATASLSQAFSLIAPGEPADLINEPDRYYSFDPGVVTWKMDNSFRGTYSDPELLNQVRLAFAEWQTASASAERRSSPRYRWNRFNGEQDVIDLKSVLTHEIGHAIGFQHGDAAWFNETAPDGSAWNRNYRYINGVLTAAAPLGGEVMNEGNRDGFMPAQKSPTGIRAGEYWRTLSKDEIAGLDYAYGAPIDFQEVGPNDDAMITVSTFQGSGGSNLGVAGPDTWVNRNGSNSADGRRILTSSIGITNNANKPLGILPRTSSWYYDNATGEALVGINVRSEGTSTRNPLAVYSSGSNRFNSYEPANTVLLHALENRGHGFSDPSGGSIPVSGGVQFGLQLDVWDWTVDRATAITTGGDPIPLPVVALHGFNHGGFASPDVDDHDHFAGHGADDVAHGMTTTSGVYTKLVEGIRVAAGAEPATLVELAFASVEGLGLDGDDLTPQTLAMLQTTGALSPISVPPVQLGAYEDLFVVLDGLVDDLPADLQAAGNFLMAGNPLFAEAMEAGEVLVYARTTGQAGSVGSFSLLNSAAIVGQMVPEPAGLVMAALAATVGLSRRRTR, from the coding sequence ATGAATCACTCGACTAAGTATTTCACATTGGCTTGTTGGCTTGCGACGGCAAGCCTGTCGCAAGCGTTCAGCCTGATTGCCCCCGGTGAGCCGGCGGACCTCATCAACGAGCCCGATCGCTACTATTCGTTCGATCCCGGCGTCGTCACTTGGAAGATGGACAACAGCTTCCGCGGCACGTACTCCGATCCCGAACTTCTCAACCAAGTACGGTTGGCGTTCGCCGAGTGGCAGACCGCCTCCGCCAGCGCCGAGCGACGTTCATCACCACGTTATCGCTGGAATCGGTTCAATGGTGAGCAAGACGTGATCGATCTCAAGTCCGTTCTGACGCACGAGATTGGGCACGCGATCGGATTCCAGCACGGCGACGCCGCTTGGTTCAACGAAACTGCGCCCGATGGTTCGGCATGGAACCGGAACTACCGCTACATCAACGGCGTGCTGACCGCGGCGGCGCCGCTCGGCGGCGAGGTCATGAACGAGGGCAACCGAGATGGCTTCATGCCCGCCCAGAAGTCGCCCACCGGGATCCGCGCCGGCGAGTACTGGCGGACGCTCTCGAAGGACGAGATTGCCGGGCTCGATTACGCCTACGGCGCCCCGATCGATTTTCAGGAGGTGGGACCCAACGACGACGCGATGATCACGGTCAGCACGTTCCAAGGGAGTGGCGGATCGAATCTCGGTGTCGCGGGTCCCGACACCTGGGTCAATCGCAACGGCTCCAACTCTGCCGACGGCCGCCGAATCCTCACCTCGTCGATCGGCATCACCAACAACGCCAATAAGCCGCTAGGCATCCTGCCGCGTACTTCTTCGTGGTACTACGACAACGCCACGGGCGAGGCGCTCGTGGGCATCAACGTTCGTAGCGAGGGGACCAGCACCCGCAATCCGCTGGCCGTTTACAGCTCGGGCTCCAATCGCTTCAACAGCTATGAACCTGCTAACACGGTCTTACTCCACGCCTTAGAGAATCGTGGTCACGGCTTCTCCGACCCTTCGGGTGGATCGATCCCGGTGAGCGGCGGCGTGCAGTTTGGCCTGCAGCTCGACGTGTGGGATTGGACTGTCGATCGCGCGACGGCGATCACCACGGGCGGCGATCCGATCCCGCTCCCCGTGGTGGCCCTGCACGGCTTCAATCACGGCGGCTTCGCCAGTCCCGACGTCGACGACCACGACCATTTTGCGGGGCACGGCGCGGACGACGTGGCTCATGGGATGACCACGACGTCGGGCGTCTACACGAAACTGGTCGAAGGGATCCGCGTCGCTGCCGGCGCCGAACCGGCGACCCTCGTCGAACTCGCCTTCGCGTCGGTGGAGGGCCTCGGCCTTGACGGCGACGACCTCACCCCACAGACGCTTGCCATGCTGCAAACGACCGGCGCGCTCAGCCCCATCAGTGTCCCGCCGGTCCAACTCGGGGCGTACGAAGACCTCTTCGTCGTGCTCGACGGCCTCGTCGACGACTTGCCCGCCGACCTCCAGGCAGCGGGCAACTTCTTGATGGCCGGCAACCCGTTGTTCGCCGAGGCGATGGAAGCCGGTGAGGTGCTGGTGTACGCCCGCACCACGGGCCAAGCGGGTTCGGTCGGGTCATTCAGCCTGCTCAACTCGGCGGCGATCGTCGGACAGATGGTTCCCGAGCCCGCCGGGCTTGTCATGGCGGCCCTGGCGGCGACCGTCGGGCTGTCACGTCGTAGGACGCGGTAG
- a CDS encoding TrkH family potassium uptake protein, whose amino-acid sequence MPQFASSVNQYPGRASLIWYAILIVTGTAALYLWPACAASPEAPISLLDALFTSTSAACVTGLGVRSTVHDFSYTGQAVILALIQLGGVGIMTVTTFIVVQFSRTGNLRQRKVIADTLGAGEGGDLRVILRNVLMMTLFFETAGFMILAAYNQINYAHYADAGVWSSHGEATWHALFHSISAFCNAGFALHDRSLIPFAESFVVNATIAVLVIVGGLGFPVVNDLWKSRKRPAPDRWGSLQLHSKIMLIGTGVLLVLGFASFLTLESDGVLKGDPALLKVFKAAFHSVTCRTAGFNTVETGDLTNAMLFISILLMMIGGGPCSTAGGFKVSTAAIICLRAWSTFQGYARVNLYRRTISPRSIERAVATAMLFMAIAAIALTALLVIEQSTISHNSGQGKFIDTFFEVISALGTVGLSTGLTTSLSSPSRVIIIVLMLMGRLGPITTFAALAHGERNERVEYPTAEPIVG is encoded by the coding sequence ATGCCGCAGTTCGCCAGCTCCGTCAATCAGTATCCCGGTCGGGCGTCGCTCATCTGGTACGCGATCTTGATCGTTACGGGGACCGCGGCCCTGTACCTGTGGCCCGCCTGTGCGGCGTCGCCGGAGGCGCCGATCTCGCTGCTCGACGCGTTGTTCACCTCGACCAGCGCGGCGTGCGTGACGGGGCTCGGCGTCCGCTCGACGGTCCACGACTTTTCGTACACCGGCCAAGCGGTGATCCTCGCGCTGATCCAGCTCGGCGGCGTTGGCATCATGACCGTCACCACGTTCATCGTCGTGCAGTTCAGCCGCACCGGGAATCTCCGGCAACGCAAGGTGATCGCCGACACGCTCGGCGCCGGCGAGGGGGGCGACCTCCGCGTCATCCTCCGCAACGTCTTGATGATGACGCTGTTCTTCGAGACAGCTGGCTTCATGATCCTGGCGGCCTACAACCAGATCAACTACGCCCACTACGCCGACGCCGGCGTCTGGTCGTCGCACGGCGAAGCGACATGGCACGCGCTGTTCCACAGCATCTCGGCGTTCTGCAACGCCGGCTTCGCGCTGCACGACCGCAGCCTGATCCCATTCGCCGAGAGCTTTGTCGTCAACGCGACCATCGCCGTTCTGGTCATCGTCGGCGGCCTCGGCTTCCCCGTCGTCAACGACCTCTGGAAGAGCCGCAAGCGGCCCGCGCCTGACCGTTGGGGTTCGCTGCAACTGCACAGCAAGATCATGCTGATCGGCACGGGCGTGCTCTTGGTGCTCGGGTTCGCCAGCTTCTTGACGCTCGAGTCGGACGGCGTCCTTAAGGGCGACCCAGCGCTGCTGAAGGTCTTCAAGGCGGCCTTCCATAGCGTCACCTGCCGCACGGCGGGCTTCAACACGGTTGAGACGGGCGACCTCACCAATGCGATGCTGTTCATCAGCATCCTGTTGATGATGATCGGCGGCGGCCCGTGTAGCACGGCCGGCGGGTTCAAGGTCTCGACGGCCGCGATCATCTGCCTGCGGGCCTGGTCCACGTTTCAAGGCTACGCGCGCGTGAATCTCTACCGCCGGACGATCTCGCCCCGCAGCATCGAACGCGCCGTCGCGACGGCGATGCTTTTCATGGCGATCGCCGCGATCGCCCTGACGGCGCTGCTGGTCATCGAGCAATCAACCATCAGCCACAACAGCGGCCAGGGGAAGTTTATCGACACGTTCTTCGAGGTGATCTCGGCCCTCGGCACCGTCGGGCTCAGCACGGGGCTGACGACCAGCCTCTCTAGCCCCAGCCGTGTGATTATCATCGTGCTGATGCTGATGGGCCGGCTCGGCCCGATCACGACGTTCGCCGCCCTCGCCCACGGCGAGCGCAACGAACGCGTCGAGTACCCGACCGCCGAGCCGATCGTCGGCTAA
- a CDS encoding MFS transporter, whose translation MPPTELSPLRRAVALGTLVLAGEAIFIPPFHPGRYFRTTVLDSFGITERQLGDAQAWYGIAAMICYALGGPLADRVGPRVLMALSLFITGLGSLYMATIPSLLGLKCLFAFWGASTVFAFWSPLIRTTSEIGGGESQGRAFGLLDGGRGLVAWAIAAVSAWAVGASLTAGATDGALRTLMFGYFTVTSVVAVVVWFGLPPTLGAGAQREPRATSAEVFQLLRSPAIWLMGLVVLAAYCAFKTFDFYGHYCEDAYGLTKSQSATLTAWLTILRVVGAIAAGVLADRWFSSVTMVLASFAVLTATFGALAVLPPRSDFLLVAVANMAIAWAASCALRGVYFALLAESDIPRTLTGSAAGVVSFLGFTPDIFWPLFAGGLITAAHEAGDPLAGYERLWLSLAGLSVFGLVAAALLRRRSLRAD comes from the coding sequence GTGCCACCCACCGAGTTGAGCCCGCTGCGTCGAGCCGTGGCGTTGGGGACGCTTGTCCTCGCCGGCGAGGCGATCTTCATCCCGCCGTTCCACCCCGGTCGCTACTTCCGCACGACGGTGCTCGATTCGTTCGGCATCACCGAGCGCCAACTCGGCGACGCCCAGGCGTGGTACGGCATCGCGGCGATGATTTGCTACGCGCTCGGCGGGCCGCTTGCCGACCGCGTTGGGCCGCGGGTGCTCATGGCGTTGTCACTCTTCATCACGGGGCTCGGGAGCCTCTACATGGCGACGATCCCCAGCCTGCTGGGGCTCAAGTGCCTTTTCGCGTTCTGGGGCGCGTCGACGGTGTTCGCGTTCTGGTCGCCGCTGATCCGCACCACCAGCGAGATCGGCGGCGGCGAGAGCCAAGGCCGCGCGTTCGGCTTGCTCGACGGCGGCCGCGGTTTGGTGGCTTGGGCGATCGCGGCGGTCTCGGCGTGGGCCGTAGGCGCGTCGCTGACCGCCGGCGCAACCGACGGCGCCTTGCGCACCCTGATGTTCGGCTACTTCACGGTGACGAGCGTCGTCGCGGTGGTCGTGTGGTTCGGATTGCCGCCCACTCTGGGCGCCGGCGCTCAGCGTGAGCCGCGCGCGACCTCCGCCGAAGTCTTCCAGCTGCTGCGGTCGCCGGCGATCTGGCTGATGGGCCTCGTGGTGCTGGCCGCGTACTGCGCGTTCAAGACGTTCGACTTCTACGGCCACTACTGCGAAGACGCCTACGGCCTCACGAAGTCCCAATCGGCGACGCTCACCGCGTGGCTGACGATCCTCCGCGTTGTCGGCGCGATCGCCGCGGGCGTGCTGGCGGACCGTTGGTTCAGCTCGGTGACGATGGTGCTGGCGAGCTTCGCGGTCCTGACGGCGACGTTCGGCGCCTTGGCCGTGCTGCCGCCGCGGAGCGACTTCTTGCTCGTGGCGGTCGCGAACATGGCGATCGCCTGGGCCGCCAGCTGCGCGTTGCGCGGCGTCTACTTTGCGCTGCTCGCCGAGTCGGACATTCCGCGGACGCTGACCGGCAGCGCCGCGGGCGTGGTGTCGTTCCTCGGCTTCACGCCCGACATCTTCTGGCCCCTCTTCGCCGGCGGCCTGATCACCGCGGCCCACGAAGCGGGCGACCCACTCGCCGGCTACGAGCGGCTGTGGCTGTCGCTAGCGGGGCTGTCGGTTTTCGGCCTCGTGGCCGCCGCGCTACTCCGCCGCCGATCGCTGCGCGCCGACTAG
- a CDS encoding methyltransferase domain-containing protein, which translates to MVGDLLKFAVESAGENLTELRALDLGAGNGIMGDVLKHHGMSRAVGADIIPEARDAAYRDRPHVYDEYYVSDFTNLQPSDHEQLAEWAFNCLTCVAALGFGDIPAQAFLQAAQLVQPGGWVAFNIKETFLDASDQSGFSRLIRELIFSEYLDLHQLQRYRHRLGMDGSPLFYFALVAKKTADIPVEFLEQHGLSGL; encoded by the coding sequence GTGGTCGGCGATCTCTTGAAGTTCGCCGTCGAGTCGGCGGGCGAGAACCTCACCGAGCTGCGGGCGCTCGACCTGGGCGCCGGCAACGGCATCATGGGGGACGTTCTCAAGCACCATGGCATGTCGCGCGCCGTCGGCGCCGACATCATCCCCGAGGCCCGCGACGCCGCGTACCGCGACCGGCCGCACGTCTACGACGAGTACTACGTCAGCGACTTCACTAACTTGCAGCCCAGCGATCACGAGCAGCTCGCCGAGTGGGCCTTCAATTGCCTGACGTGCGTGGCGGCGCTCGGCTTCGGCGACATCCCGGCGCAGGCGTTCCTGCAAGCGGCGCAGCTTGTGCAGCCCGGCGGGTGGGTCGCCTTCAACATTAAAGAGACCTTCCTCGACGCCAGCGATCAGTCGGGCTTTTCGCGGTTGATCCGTGAGTTGATCTTCTCGGAGTACCTCGACCTGCACCAGCTGCAACGCTACCGACATCGGCTGGGGATGGACGGCTCGCCGCTGTTCTACTTCGCGCTGGTGGCGAAGAAGACCGCCGACATCCCGGTGGAGTTCCTCGAACAGCACGGCCTCTCCGGTCTTTAG
- a CDS encoding potassium channel family protein has translation MADHKQFVVIGLGSFGGALAERLGENGCRVTGMDQSKDRVESLKDVLYEAVIGDARDRESISHLPVATAHAVIISMGEDITQSLLATLHARELGAKQVVVKGVTDEHARILKCLGVNRVIFPEEEIARQLADQMTWPNVLDFLPIDPEYSFVEVASPDNWAGKTMQELDLRRKHSVWVVGVKDALTGKLQMFPGGDYRLSADQILLVVGKQVDVNKLSDFR, from the coding sequence ATGGCTGATCACAAGCAATTCGTCGTCATCGGCCTGGGCTCGTTCGGCGGCGCGCTGGCCGAACGCCTCGGCGAGAACGGCTGCCGCGTCACGGGCATGGACCAGAGCAAGGACCGTGTCGAGTCGCTCAAGGACGTGCTCTACGAGGCCGTCATCGGCGACGCCCGCGACCGCGAGTCGATCTCTCACCTCCCCGTCGCGACTGCCCACGCCGTAATCATCAGCATGGGCGAGGACATCACGCAGTCGCTGTTGGCGACGCTGCACGCGCGCGAACTCGGCGCCAAGCAGGTCGTGGTGAAGGGCGTCACCGACGAGCACGCCCGGATCCTCAAATGCCTGGGCGTGAACCGGGTGATCTTCCCCGAGGAAGAGATCGCCCGCCAGCTCGCCGACCAGATGACCTGGCCGAATGTGCTCGACTTCTTGCCGATCGACCCCGAATACAGCTTCGTCGAGGTGGCGTCGCCCGATAACTGGGCGGGCAAGACCATGCAGGAGCTCGACCTGCGGCGCAAGCACAGCGTGTGGGTCGTCGGCGTCAAGGACGCGCTCACCGGCAAGCTGCAGATGTTCCCCGGCGGCGACTACCGCCTCTCCGCCGACCAGATCCTGTTGGTGGTCGGCAAACAGGTGGACGTCAACAAGCTGAGCGATTTCCGTTAG
- the mfd gene encoding transcription-repair coupling factor codes for MSTEALAAPPGAAAVLARLTEQLTHDADFARVADSLQAGHGGTLGGVWGSSRALVAAALAERCPGPLVVLLPHLSDVDPLALDLANFVEDVGTVATFPAWQTDAADRRVSDNAFGARLRTLKALSGMPSDAPKIIVSCIQAILQPTPAPEAIGEATRRIAVGDSLDVEELCKWLVAHGCHRTTGVELPGEVAVRGGIVDLFAPEAERPVRIELFGDEVESIRSFDSATQRSVATLQETSVTMLDPTQSGRAHFTAHLAGPAGESAWFTLIEPADLEEEGKFFHERAVDPKSLHSVRLTLAEVFKRPSVTLAGVPMGSFEETGHLAFESVERFSGDVKKVREEIETIGQGQRAIIVCPTEGDTARLGELLGETTLAKDGRLELVLGNLSEGFRFVGQKTLVLSSAELFNRRDIARQRGRAITGRAIDSFLELREGDLVVHVAHGIGRYRGMKLVEKEGRAEEHLEVEYDGGTRIFVPCSKIELVQKYVGGKKLKPPLAKIGGKAWQRQKQAAEEAVSDLAADMLEVQARRDARPGIRFPDDTPWQREFDAAFPYDLTPDQKTAVAAIKEDMQSTRPMDRLLCGDVGFGKTEVAMRAAFKAIDAGYQVAVLAPTTVLAEQHLRTFRQRMAEFPFVIEGLSRFISAGKQTRTLAAAKEGAVDVLIGTHRLVSADIEFANLGLVIIDEEQRFGVAVKERLKALRSMVDVLTMTATPIPRTLHMALLGVRGISNLETPPADRLPVETRVTRFQEEMIRHALLRELDRDGQAYFVHNRVHDILNVAARLQQIVPEARIGVGHGQMADGELEEVMTRFVQHEYDVLLATTIIESGLDIPNANTMIIDDADRYGLSDLHQLRGRVGRCDRRSYCYLLVDEDRRLSPEAARRLRAIEEFSQLGAGFALSMRDLEIRGAGSLLGTQQSGHIATVGYELYCSLLENAVRQLKQLPPRLSVDVNIDLPSEAFLSAGYVGHQRDRIDLYRRLARAASEAEVDDFRNELIDRFGTPPPPAERLVELARLRVAAHAWGVQSIRREGKYLVFGYTRRPAIRRLVESSKGRLRIADDSEAYLPIPPDADTPDGLLLLAESLLREETVAA; via the coding sequence GTGAGCACCGAGGCTCTCGCAGCCCCTCCCGGAGCCGCGGCCGTGCTGGCCCGGCTGACCGAACAACTGACCCACGACGCGGACTTCGCCCGGGTCGCCGATAGCCTGCAAGCGGGCCACGGCGGGACGCTCGGCGGCGTCTGGGGGTCGTCGCGCGCGCTGGTCGCGGCGGCGCTGGCCGAACGCTGCCCCGGGCCGCTGGTGGTGTTGCTGCCGCACCTCAGCGACGTCGACCCGCTGGCGCTCGATCTGGCGAATTTCGTTGAGGATGTCGGCACGGTGGCGACGTTCCCCGCCTGGCAGACCGACGCCGCCGACCGGCGCGTCTCGGACAACGCCTTTGGGGCGCGGTTACGCACCTTGAAGGCGCTCAGCGGCATGCCGTCGGACGCGCCGAAGATCATTGTCTCGTGCATTCAGGCGATCTTGCAGCCGACGCCCGCGCCGGAGGCGATCGGCGAGGCGACGCGGCGGATCGCGGTGGGGGATTCGCTCGACGTCGAAGAACTTTGCAAGTGGCTCGTCGCGCACGGCTGCCACCGCACGACGGGCGTTGAGTTGCCCGGCGAGGTCGCGGTGCGCGGCGGCATCGTCGATCTGTTCGCGCCGGAGGCGGAACGGCCGGTGCGGATCGAGCTGTTCGGCGACGAGGTCGAGTCGATCCGCTCGTTCGACTCGGCGACGCAGCGCAGCGTCGCGACCTTGCAAGAGACTTCGGTGACGATGCTCGACCCGACCCAGTCGGGCCGCGCGCACTTCACGGCCCACCTGGCGGGCCCCGCGGGCGAGAGCGCCTGGTTCACGCTCATCGAGCCGGCCGACCTGGAAGAGGAGGGCAAGTTCTTCCACGAGCGCGCCGTCGACCCCAAGTCGCTGCACAGCGTTCGCCTCACGCTCGCCGAGGTGTTCAAGCGCCCGAGCGTGACGCTCGCCGGCGTGCCGATGGGGTCGTTCGAAGAGACCGGGCACCTCGCCTTCGAGTCGGTCGAGCGCTTCAGCGGAGACGTCAAAAAAGTCCGCGAAGAGATCGAAACGATCGGCCAAGGGCAACGCGCGATCATCGTCTGCCCCACCGAGGGCGACACCGCGCGTCTCGGCGAGTTGCTTGGCGAGACGACGCTCGCCAAAGACGGGCGCCTCGAGTTGGTGCTCGGCAACCTGTCGGAGGGCTTCCGCTTTGTCGGGCAGAAGACGCTCGTCCTCAGTTCTGCCGAGTTGTTCAACCGCCGCGACATCGCACGGCAACGCGGGCGGGCGATCACGGGGCGGGCGATCGATTCGTTCCTCGAACTACGCGAAGGGGACCTCGTCGTCCACGTCGCGCACGGCATCGGCCGCTACCGCGGCATGAAGCTAGTCGAGAAGGAAGGCCGCGCCGAAGAGCACCTCGAAGTCGAATACGACGGCGGCACGCGGATCTTCGTGCCGTGCTCCAAGATCGAGCTGGTCCAAAAGTACGTCGGCGGCAAGAAGCTCAAGCCACCGCTGGCGAAGATCGGCGGCAAGGCGTGGCAACGCCAAAAGCAGGCGGCCGAAGAAGCGGTCAGCGACCTCGCGGCCGACATGCTCGAGGTCCAGGCCCGCCGCGACGCGCGGCCCGGCATCCGCTTCCCGGACGACACGCCGTGGCAGCGCGAGTTCGACGCCGCGTTCCCCTACGACCTGACGCCCGACCAGAAGACCGCCGTCGCCGCGATCAAGGAGGACATGCAGTCAACCAGGCCGATGGACCGCCTCCTGTGCGGCGACGTCGGTTTCGGCAAGACCGAGGTCGCCATGCGCGCGGCGTTCAAGGCGATCGACGCCGGCTACCAAGTCGCCGTGCTCGCGCCGACGACCGTGCTCGCCGAGCAGCACCTGCGGACGTTCCGCCAGCGGATGGCCGAGTTCCCGTTTGTGATCGAAGGATTGAGCCGCTTCATCTCCGCCGGCAAACAGACACGCACCCTCGCCGCCGCGAAGGAGGGCGCCGTGGACGTGTTGATCGGTACGCACCGGCTTGTCTCGGCGGACATCGAATTTGCTAACCTGGGCCTGGTGATCATCGACGAGGAGCAGCGCTTCGGCGTTGCGGTCAAGGAACGACTCAAGGCGCTGCGGTCGATGGTGGACGTGCTGACGATGACCGCCACCCCGATCCCGCGGACGTTGCACATGGCGCTCTTGGGCGTGCGGGGAATCTCGAACCTCGAAACGCCGCCCGCCGACCGGCTGCCGGTCGAGACCCGCGTCACCCGGTTCCAAGAAGAGATGATCCGCCACGCGCTGCTGCGTGAGCTGGACCGCGACGGCCAAGCGTACTTCGTTCACAACCGCGTCCACGACATCCTCAACGTCGCCGCGCGGCTGCAACAGATCGTTCCCGAGGCGCGGATCGGCGTCGGGCACGGGCAGATGGCGGACGGCGAGCTCGAAGAGGTGATGACCCGCTTCGTGCAACACGAGTACGACGTGCTGCTGGCGACGACGATCATCGAATCGGGCCTCGATATCCCGAACGCCAACACGATGATCATCGACGACGCCGACCGCTACGGCCTCTCGGACCTGCACCAATTGCGCGGCCGCGTCGGGCGTTGCGACCGGCGGTCGTACTGCTACCTGCTGGTGGACGAAGACCGACGGCTCTCGCCCGAGGCGGCGCGGCGGCTGCGAGCGATCGAAGAGTTCAGCCAGCTCGGCGCCGGCTTCGCACTGTCGATGCGGGACCTCGAGATCCGCGGCGCCGGGTCGTTACTGGGCACGCAGCAGTCGGGGCACATCGCCACGGTCGGCTACGAGTTGTACTGCTCGCTGCTGGAGAACGCGGTGCGCCAGCTGAAACAGCTGCCGCCACGGCTGAGCGTCGACGTGAACATCGACCTGCCGAGCGAGGCGTTCTTGTCGGCGGGGTACGTCGGCCATCAGCGCGACCGCATCGACCTATACCGTCGCCTTGCGCGCGCTGCTAGCGAGGCGGAAGTGGACGACTTCCGCAATGAGTTGATCGACCGCTTTGGAACGCCGCCCCCGCCCGCTGAACGGCTGGTGGAGCTGGCGCGCCTGCGTGTGGCGGCCCACGCCTGGGGCGTGCAATCGATCCGCCGTGAGGGGAAGTATCTCGTGTTTGGCTACACCCGTCGGCCGGCGATCAGGCGGCTTGTCGAGTCCTCGAAGGGGCGACTGCGGATCGCGGACGACAGCGAGGCCTACCTGCCGATCCCGCCGGATGCGGATACCCCCGACGGGCTGCTGCTGCTAGCGGAATCGCTCTTGCGGGAGGAAACCGTCGCCGCCTAG
- the fadA gene encoding acetyl-CoA C-acyltransferase FadA, with product MPKSAVIIDAVRTPIGRAHAERGVYRDVRADDLAVAVVKAIVERTGIDPQVIEDVLLGCTQQQGEQGLNVARLVGLMADLPASTAGATINRLCGSSLQALNQAAHSILAGGEDVQIVGGVEHMDHYPMADGVDPNPRLFQYTSKGALMMGVTAEFLAQSQGISREDQDRFALASHQKAAAAHDSGEFHAELVPVWGRNEAGERELITADQCVRRDTSLEALAELKPAFMPVVGTVTAGNSSPLNDGAAAMLVMSEERAAELGLAPLARIRATAVAGVDPCVMGTGPVPATLKALARAGMKLSDIDVIELNEAFAAQALACMRMLELDEAKVNVHGGAIAIGHPLGASGARIATTLLHAMVARDAAVGLATMCIGAGQGIATILERV from the coding sequence ATGCCCAAGTCCGCCGTCATTATCGACGCTGTCCGCACACCGATTGGTCGCGCTCACGCCGAGCGCGGCGTCTACCGAGACGTGCGCGCGGACGACCTTGCTGTTGCTGTTGTGAAGGCGATCGTTGAGCGGACGGGGATTGACCCGCAGGTGATCGAGGACGTGCTGCTCGGCTGCACGCAGCAGCAGGGGGAGCAGGGGCTCAACGTCGCGCGGCTCGTGGGGCTCATGGCCGACCTGCCCGCTTCAACCGCCGGGGCGACGATCAACCGACTCTGCGGCAGCAGTCTGCAGGCGCTCAATCAAGCGGCCCACTCGATCCTAGCGGGCGGCGAGGACGTGCAGATCGTCGGCGGCGTCGAGCACATGGACCACTACCCGATGGCGGACGGCGTCGATCCGAACCCGCGGCTCTTCCAGTACACGAGCAAGGGCGCGCTGATGATGGGCGTCACGGCCGAGTTCCTCGCTCAGTCGCAAGGCATCTCGCGCGAGGACCAGGACCGCTTCGCGCTGGCGAGCCATCAGAAGGCGGCCGCCGCGCACGACTCCGGTGAGTTCCACGCCGAGCTCGTTCCCGTTTGGGGCCGCAACGAGGCGGGCGAGCGTGAGCTGATCACCGCCGACCAGTGCGTGCGCCGCGACACGAGTCTCGAGGCGCTCGCCGAACTCAAGCCGGCGTTCATGCCCGTCGTCGGCACGGTGACGGCGGGCAATAGCTCGCCGCTCAACGACGGCGCCGCGGCGATGCTCGTGATGTCCGAAGAGCGGGCGGCCGAGCTCGGCCTCGCGCCGCTGGCTCGCATCCGCGCGACCGCCGTCGCGGGCGTCGATCCCTGTGTGATGGGCACAGGCCCCGTGCCGGCGACGCTGAAGGCGCTCGCCCGTGCGGGGATGAAGCTCAGCGACATCGATGTGATCGAGCTGAACGAAGCGTTCGCTGCGCAGGCGCTGGCGTGCATGCGGATGCTCGAACTCGACGAAGCGAAGGTGAACGTCCACGGCGGCGCGATCGCGATCGGCCACCCGCTAGGAGCCAGCGGCGCACGGATCGCCACCACGCTGCTGCACGCCATGGTCGCCCGCGACGCCGCCGTCGGCCTGGCGACGATGTGCATCGGCGCGGGGCAGGGGATCGCGACGATCCTCGAGCGGGTTTAG